In Phreatobacter oligotrophus, one DNA window encodes the following:
- a CDS encoding CaiB/BaiF CoA transferase family protein, producing MAAPSAPRGPLAGIRILDLTSVILGPYATMLLGDMGAEVIKVESPGEGGGDIMRWPGSWPEQAGPGMGPLFMMYNKNKKSVALDLKRPEDQEACIALARTCDVVCSNMRMDTAARLKMDYDSLKARLPNLIYIHAAGFGADGPYAGRPAYDDLIQGVSGGADILPRVDGNPAPRYLPTLAADKTVGLFMVQAVLAALFHKQRTGEGQFVEVPMFECYTHYVMHENLYGHVYDPAPPGTDFGYARIHNPDRRPYKSKDGWIGILPYTDRNWTDFFVLAGRPELNSDPKFSTYRARMVNIKELYSMMDAMVSTRTNDDWAKVLTEKAIPFAPINRFGDLMEDPHLKAVGFFRKHAHPDGYTWVDMKHPVNFAASPASTRLPPPKLGQDTEEVLREAGVELPKAAE from the coding sequence ATGGCCGCTCCTTCCGCCCCGCGCGGGCCGCTCGCCGGCATCCGCATCCTCGACCTGACCTCGGTGATCCTCGGCCCCTACGCCACCATGCTGCTCGGCGACATGGGCGCCGAGGTCATCAAGGTGGAGAGCCCCGGCGAGGGCGGCGGCGACATCATGCGCTGGCCGGGCTCCTGGCCGGAGCAGGCCGGCCCGGGCATGGGCCCGCTCTTCATGATGTACAACAAGAACAAGAAGTCGGTGGCGCTCGACCTCAAGCGCCCCGAGGACCAGGAGGCCTGCATCGCGCTGGCCCGGACCTGCGACGTCGTCTGCTCCAACATGCGGATGGACACGGCCGCGCGCCTCAAGATGGACTACGACAGCCTCAAGGCCCGGCTGCCGAACCTCATCTACATCCATGCCGCCGGCTTCGGCGCCGATGGTCCCTATGCCGGCCGCCCGGCCTATGACGACCTGATCCAGGGCGTCTCGGGCGGCGCCGACATCCTTCCCCGCGTCGACGGCAATCCCGCGCCGCGCTACCTGCCGACGCTTGCCGCCGACAAGACGGTGGGCCTGTTCATGGTCCAGGCGGTGCTGGCGGCGCTCTTCCACAAGCAGCGCACCGGCGAGGGCCAGTTCGTCGAGGTGCCGATGTTCGAGTGCTACACCCACTACGTCATGCACGAGAACCTCTACGGCCACGTCTATGACCCGGCGCCGCCCGGCACCGATTTCGGCTATGCGCGCATCCACAATCCCGACCGCCGGCCCTACAAGTCGAAGGACGGGTGGATCGGCATCCTGCCCTATACGGACCGCAACTGGACCGACTTCTTCGTGCTGGCGGGCCGGCCGGAGCTCAACAGCGACCCGAAATTCTCGACCTACCGGGCGCGCATGGTGAACATCAAGGAGCTCTATTCCATGATGGACGCCATGGTCTCCACCCGCACCAATGACGACTGGGCGAAGGTGCTGACCGAGAAGGCCATCCCCTTCGCGCCGATCAACCGGTTCGGCGACCTGATGGAGGATCCGCACCTCAAGGCGGTCGGCTTCTTCCGCAAGCACGCCCACCCGGATGGCTATACCTGGGTGGACATGAAGCACCCCGTGAACTTCGCGGCGAGCCCGGCCTCGACGCGCCTGCCGCCGCCGAAGCTCGGCCAGGACACGGAAGAGGTGCTGCGCGAGGCGGGCGTGGAGCTGCCGAAGGCGGCGGAGTAG
- a CDS encoding EVE domain-containing protein: MAHWLYKSEPFKWSWDQQVKAGAKGTHWDGVRNHAAKLNLMRMKTGERGFFYHSNEGKEIVGIVEVIREAYPDPTAEAGEPWVVVDLKAVTPLKSPVSLEAVKHEPSLANMALLKLSRLSVQPVTDEEWAIVCRMGGIEP; this comes from the coding sequence ATGGCGCACTGGCTCTACAAGTCCGAGCCCTTCAAGTGGTCCTGGGACCAGCAGGTGAAGGCGGGGGCGAAGGGGACGCATTGGGACGGCGTGCGTAACCACGCCGCCAAGCTGAACCTGATGCGCATGAAGACCGGCGAGCGCGGCTTCTTCTACCATTCCAATGAGGGCAAGGAGATCGTCGGCATCGTCGAGGTGATCCGCGAGGCCTATCCGGACCCGACTGCGGAGGCCGGCGAGCCCTGGGTGGTGGTCGACCTCAAGGCCGTGACGCCGCTCAAGAGCCCGGTGAGCCTCGAGGCGGTGAAGCACGAGCCGAGCCTCGCCAACATGGCGCTGCTCAAGCTGTCGCGGCTGTCGGTTCAGCCGGTGACCGACGAGGAATGGGCCATCGTCTGCCGCATGGGCGGGATCGAGCCCTGA
- a CDS encoding NAD(P)H-dependent glycerol-3-phosphate dehydrogenase encodes MAGAGVAKVGVLGAGAFGTALANVAARAGAAVTLWARDAALVAEVNERRSNAKRLPGAVIHERVAATTDLAAAIAADLVLVVVPAQALRAVAQAAAPLLPAGTPFVICAKGIERGTGRFLSDVVVEAAPNAVPAVLSGPSFAADIDKALPTAVTVAAGDEEVAQRIAQTLASPTFRLYHTTDVRGVEIGGATKNVLAIAAGIVAGRKLGASATAAITARGFAELSRFGAHFGAKPQTLMGLSGLGDLILSCSSLQSRNFALGHALGEGKGLDLLSGKGALAEGALTAEILVEKAKAAGVDMPIAEAVDAVLGGMIDVDQAIVQLMARPQKAE; translated from the coding sequence CGTCACGCTCTGGGCCCGCGATGCGGCCCTCGTCGCCGAGGTGAACGAGCGGCGCAGCAATGCGAAGCGCCTGCCCGGCGCGGTCATTCACGAGCGGGTGGCGGCGACGACCGACCTTGCCGCGGCAATCGCCGCCGATCTCGTCCTCGTCGTGGTCCCGGCCCAGGCGCTGCGGGCCGTGGCACAGGCCGCGGCGCCCCTGCTGCCGGCGGGGACGCCCTTCGTCATCTGCGCCAAGGGCATCGAGCGCGGCACCGGGCGTTTCCTGTCGGACGTCGTCGTGGAGGCGGCGCCGAACGCCGTGCCCGCCGTGCTGTCCGGTCCGAGCTTTGCCGCCGATATCGACAAGGCGCTGCCGACCGCGGTGACCGTCGCCGCCGGTGATGAGGAGGTGGCGCAGCGCATCGCGCAGACCCTCGCCTCGCCGACCTTCCGGCTCTACCACACCACCGATGTGCGGGGCGTCGAGATCGGCGGCGCCACCAAGAACGTGCTCGCCATCGCCGCCGGCATCGTCGCGGGCCGCAAGCTCGGCGCCAGTGCCACCGCAGCGATCACCGCGCGGGGCTTTGCCGAACTCAGCCGCTTCGGCGCCCATTTCGGCGCAAAGCCGCAGACGCTGATGGGCCTTTCGGGCCTCGGCGACCTCATCCTCTCCTGTTCGAGCCTGCAGTCCCGCAATTTCGCCCTCGGCCACGCCCTGGGCGAGGGCAAGGGCCTCGACCTCCTCTCCGGCAAGGGAGCGCTTGCCGAAGGCGCGCTGACGGCCGAGATATTGGTCGAGAAGGCGAAGGCGGCCGGCGTCGACATGCCGATCGCCGAGGCCGTGGATGCGGTGCTGGGTGGCATGATCGATGTCGACCAGGCCATCGTTCAGCTGATGGCGCGGCCGCAGAAGGCCGAGTGA